A stretch of the Prochlorococcus marinus str. MIT 0918 genome encodes the following:
- a CDS encoding PfkB family carbohydrate kinase — MKPFNSLNLAVVGHIEWVTFLSVNKLPSEGLISHGSNLLEEPAGGGAVAGVQMANLTKEKVHFFTSLGNDNIGKICAQRLEELGLIMHIAWRNQPTRRAISLIDSSGERAITVIGERLQPKGQDKLPWEILNEFDGVFITAADGMAINLARQAQILCATPRVKIENLNSANIELDALIGSGLDPDEQIKEEEKKFKTKIKISTEGALGGKVEPGGRYKALKLNKKIVDTYGCGDSFAAGVTVGLAGGLDISKAIEIGAKCGAECTARFGPYN, encoded by the coding sequence TTGAAACCATTTAACTCCTTAAATTTAGCCGTAGTAGGTCATATTGAATGGGTGACTTTCCTATCTGTAAACAAATTACCTTCGGAAGGATTAATTAGCCATGGTTCTAATCTATTAGAAGAACCTGCTGGGGGAGGAGCAGTGGCTGGGGTGCAAATGGCAAATCTAACTAAGGAAAAAGTGCACTTTTTCACTTCTCTTGGCAATGACAATATTGGGAAAATATGTGCTCAAAGACTTGAAGAACTAGGCCTCATAATGCATATAGCATGGAGAAATCAACCCACTAGAAGAGCCATTAGTCTTATTGATAGCAGTGGAGAAAGAGCAATAACTGTAATAGGAGAGAGGCTGCAACCTAAAGGGCAAGACAAGTTGCCTTGGGAAATATTAAATGAATTTGATGGGGTTTTTATAACTGCAGCTGATGGAATGGCTATTAATTTAGCTAGACAGGCACAAATATTATGTGCAACTCCGAGAGTGAAGATAGAGAATTTAAATTCTGCCAATATAGAGCTTGATGCATTAATTGGAAGCGGTTTAGATCCAGACGAACAAATAAAAGAAGAAGAGAAAAAATTCAAGACAAAGATAAAAATCTCAACTGAAGGAGCTCTTGGAGGAAAAGTAGAGCCTGGAGGTCGATATAAAGCTTTGAAATTGAATAAAAAGATAGTTGATACTTATGGATGCGGTGACAGTTTTGCCGCTGGTGTAACAGTTGGTTTAGCAGGAGGTTTAGACATATCGAAAGCAATAGAAATAGGTGCTAAGTGTGGAGCTGAATGCACCGCTAGATTTGGACCATATAATTAA
- a CDS encoding high light inducible protein has product MTPEAEKFNGWAAMIGFLAAFGAYATTGQIIPGIF; this is encoded by the coding sequence GTGACTCCAGAAGCTGAAAAATTTAATGGCTGGGCAGCAATGATTGGCTTTTTAGCTGCATTTGGTGCTTATGCCACTACTGGTCAAATAATCCCAGGCATATTTTAA
- a CDS encoding DUF2834 domain-containing protein — translation MKLPSSKIGYLYLLLCIAGAVLPTLSNIDFVRAYGPGFDIQSFISLATNNPAAKSLSLDLFISSSSIFLWMYIESRRLEMRNFWIIVLTTFTIAIAFSTPLFLFLRELRLSEIEDK, via the coding sequence ATGAAACTTCCTTCTTCAAAAATCGGATACTTGTATTTACTACTATGTATTGCAGGTGCTGTTTTGCCAACACTTTCTAATATTGATTTCGTACGAGCTTATGGACCTGGATTTGATATTCAATCTTTTATATCTTTAGCAACAAATAATCCAGCAGCAAAATCTTTATCTTTAGATTTATTCATATCTTCTTCATCAATTTTTCTATGGATGTATATCGAATCGAGGAGGCTTGAAATGAGGAATTTTTGGATTATAGTTTTAACTACATTTACTATTGCAATTGCTTTCTCAACCCCACTCTTTCTGTTTTTACGTGAACTTAGGCTGAGTGAAATAGAAGATAAATAA
- a CDS encoding chlorophyll a/b binding light-harvesting protein, which produces MQTYGNPDVTYGWWVGNSVVTNRAGRFIGSHVGHTGIICFATGASCLWELSRFDPSVPMGHQSSIYLSHLASLGIGFDEAGVWTGAGVATIAIFHLIFSLVYGGAGLAHSLFFDPDLQEGPIGRVDKFRLEWDNPDNLTFILGHHLIFLGVANIWFVEWARVHGIYDPSLGAVRTIFPGYGDFGMVWGHQFDFLTIDSLEDVMSGHAFLAFLQISGGAFHIATRQIGEYTKFKGNGLLSAEAVLSWSLAGLFLMGVVAAFWAAGNTTVYPTEWYGEPLQFKFGISPYWADTGDISDCKYFFGHTSRAALVNVQYYFAFFCLQGHLWHALRALGFDFRRIAKAIGGLTESTAS; this is translated from the coding sequence ATGCAGACCTACGGAAACCCAGATGTCACCTATGGGTGGTGGGTTGGTAATTCTGTAGTAACCAACAGAGCTGGCCGTTTTATTGGCTCTCATGTTGGCCACACAGGAATTATTTGCTTCGCGACTGGTGCAAGTTGTCTTTGGGAACTTTCACGTTTTGATCCCTCAGTACCAATGGGACATCAGAGCTCTATATACCTTTCCCATTTAGCGTCTTTAGGTATTGGCTTTGATGAAGCTGGTGTATGGACAGGAGCAGGTGTTGCAACTATTGCAATTTTCCATTTAATCTTTTCTTTGGTTTATGGAGGAGCAGGCTTAGCTCATTCCTTATTTTTTGATCCAGACCTACAAGAAGGTCCAATTGGTCGTGTAGATAAATTTAGGCTGGAATGGGACAACCCTGACAACCTGACCTTTATCCTTGGGCACCATTTGATTTTCTTGGGTGTTGCGAATATCTGGTTCGTTGAGTGGGCCAGGGTTCATGGCATATATGACCCTTCTTTAGGCGCTGTACGTACAATTTTCCCTGGATATGGGGATTTTGGAATGGTATGGGGGCATCAATTTGATTTCCTCACTATAGATAGCCTCGAAGATGTTATGAGTGGTCATGCCTTTTTAGCTTTCTTACAAATAAGTGGAGGAGCTTTTCACATTGCCACTAGACAAATTGGGGAATACACCAAATTCAAGGGGAATGGACTTCTTTCTGCAGAAGCTGTTCTTTCTTGGTCTTTAGCAGGTCTTTTCCTAATGGGTGTAGTTGCAGCTTTTTGGGCAGCTGGAAACACAACTGTTTATCCAACAGAATGGTATGGGGAACCATTGCAATTTAAGTTTGGTATTTCTCCTTATTGGGCTGATACTGGCGACATTTCAGATTGCAAGTACTTTTTTGGACATACTTCTAGGGCCGCTTTGGTCAATGTTCAATATTATTTTGCTTTCTTCTGCCTTCAAGGACATCTTTGGCACGCTTTACGTGCATTAGGATTCGACTTTAGGCGTATAGCAAAAGCTATTGGCGGTTTAACTGAATCAACAGCTTCTTAG
- the fldA gene encoding flavodoxin FldA — MTIGIYFATTTGKTEDIAERIHGLLGQANSPKDMSDVDDLNEFATHDGIICGIPTWNTGADSERSGTAWDTILEEIGELNLSGKKVAIFGLGDSSTYTENYCDAMEELHRYFKQAGATMVGYVNTNDYTFDESKSVIGSTFCGLPLDEDSESDMTDTRISQWAEQLKQEMPGL; from the coding sequence ATGACAATAGGAATTTATTTCGCCACAACAACAGGAAAAACGGAAGACATTGCAGAAAGGATTCATGGCTTGCTAGGCCAAGCTAATTCTCCAAAAGATATGTCAGATGTTGATGATCTAAATGAATTTGCCACTCATGATGGAATCATTTGTGGGATACCTACTTGGAATACGGGAGCAGATTCAGAGAGATCAGGCACGGCTTGGGATACTATTTTGGAGGAAATAGGAGAACTTAATCTTTCAGGTAAGAAAGTGGCTATTTTTGGTTTAGGTGATTCATCAACTTATACAGAAAACTATTGCGATGCAATGGAAGAACTGCATAGATATTTCAAACAAGCTGGAGCAACAATGGTTGGTTATGTAAATACGAATGATTATACTTTTGACGAATCAAAAAGCGTAATTGGATCTACTTTCTGTGGGTTGCCACTTGATGAAGATAGTGAATCTGATATGACTGATACAAGAATATCTCAGTGGGCTGAGCAGTTGAAACAGGAGATGCCTGGCCTATAA
- a CDS encoding pentapeptide repeat-containing protein — protein sequence MSSFFSFKKLFALAVTLLVWLWTCLPAEAVLNVGDEVPNYVRSQITGIDLHGQDLSKSSIAGATARDANFSDVDLHGTVVTLADLKGSNLNGIDLTDTLSDRVNFQKTDLRNAVLVNMIASGSSFAGAQIDGADFSFAVLDSDDQRNLCKIAEGVNPVTGVSTSESLECLDNEGGYKPAMPGS from the coding sequence ATGTCGTCATTTTTTTCTTTTAAAAAGTTGTTTGCTTTAGCAGTAACACTTCTGGTTTGGCTTTGGACTTGTTTGCCAGCTGAGGCAGTCTTGAATGTAGGAGATGAAGTACCTAATTATGTTAGGTCTCAAATTACAGGAATCGATCTTCATGGCCAGGACTTGTCTAAGTCTTCTATAGCAGGCGCTACTGCTAGAGATGCAAATTTTAGTGATGTTGACTTACATGGGACGGTGGTTACATTGGCTGACCTCAAAGGGTCAAATCTCAACGGTATAGATTTAACAGACACGCTTTCTGATCGAGTTAACTTTCAGAAAACTGATTTGAGAAATGCTGTCCTTGTAAACATGATTGCTTCTGGAAGTAGTTTTGCTGGCGCACAAATAGATGGTGCTGATTTTAGTTTTGCAGTTCTTGATAGTGATGATCAGCGCAATCTTTGCAAAATTGCCGAAGGTGTTAACCCTGTTACGGGGGTTTCAACTAGTGAAAGTCTTGAATGTTTAGATAATGAAGGGGGTTATAAACCTGCTATGCCAGGGAGTTGA
- a CDS encoding DUF2470 domain-containing protein, with protein MDNDLLNINVSKRICKHMNSDHKGSLIKYASYYGGIKKPVNVIMIDIKPDMMILLVDNKSVKIPFDHYLKDSSDAHKTLVSMIKELPEQSI; from the coding sequence ATGGATAATGACCTTTTAAATATTAATGTTAGCAAGAGAATTTGCAAGCATATGAATTCTGATCATAAAGGTTCACTAATAAAATATGCTTCTTATTATGGAGGTATTAAGAAGCCTGTTAATGTTATTATGATTGATATAAAACCTGATATGATGATATTATTAGTAGATAATAAAAGTGTTAAAATACCTTTTGACCATTACTTAAAGGACAGTTCAGATGCTCATAAAACATTGGTTTCCATGATTAAAGAGCTTCCAGAACAATCTATTTAG
- a CDS encoding high light inducible protein, whose protein sequence is MTSSTQDQITTESGNRQNIFPVEAQPQLIENYSSYVEDAEKANGRWAMIGFVALIGSYITTGQIIPGVF, encoded by the coding sequence ATGACTTCATCAACTCAAGATCAAATAACAACTGAATCAGGTAACAGGCAAAACATCTTTCCTGTAGAAGCTCAACCTCAATTAATAGAAAATTATTCAAGTTATGTTGAGGATGCAGAAAAAGCTAATGGCCGCTGGGCAATGATTGGCTTTGTAGCACTAATTGGTTCTTATATAACAACTGGTCAAATAATTCCCGGTGTTTTTTAA
- a CDS encoding Nif11-like leader peptide family natural product precursor, with the protein MSLDQLKDFLQKMQEDSQLKDEILAASTADDVAKIAFEYGYEFSGDELLRFSGKKVGKVTVRKKDVPGEYN; encoded by the coding sequence ATGTCATTAGACCAACTTAAGGATTTTTTGCAAAAGATGCAGGAAGACTCTCAACTGAAAGATGAGATACTTGCTGCATCTACAGCTGATGACGTTGCAAAAATAGCTTTCGAATATGGATATGAATTTTCAGGAGATGAATTACTCAGATTTTCTGGCAAAAAAGTAGGGAAGGTAACAGTTAGGAAAAAGGATGTGCCTGGAGAATATAATTAG
- a CDS encoding chlorophyll a/b binding light-harvesting protein: MQTYGNPEVTYGWWAGNSVVTNRSGRFIASHVGHTGLICFAAGGSTLWELARYNPEIPMGHQSSLFLAHLASIGIGFDEAGVWTGAGVATIAIFHLIFSMVYGGGGLLHGILFDENVEDSEVLQAQKFKLEWNNPDNQTFILGHHLIFMGVACVWFVEWARIHGIYDPAVEAVRQVNYNLDLSMIWQRQFDFITIDSLEDVMGGHAFLGFAEITGGAFHIVAGSTPWEEKRLGEWSKFKGAELLSAEAVLSWSLAGIGWMAIVAAFWCASNTTVYPEAWYGEPLELKFAVSPYWVDTGDLSDATAFWGHSARAALSNVHYYLGFFFLQGHFWHALRALGFNFKNVTASIGNEQKATFTIKN; encoded by the coding sequence ATGCAGACCTATGGAAATCCAGAAGTTACCTATGGATGGTGGGCTGGTAATTCTGTGGTTACCAACCGCTCTGGCCGATTTATTGCCTCTCATGTAGGCCATACAGGCTTGATCTGCTTTGCGGCTGGTGGTAGCACTCTTTGGGAGCTTGCTAGATACAACCCAGAAATACCTATGGGGCATCAAAGCTCTTTATTCTTGGCTCACCTTGCTTCTATCGGCATTGGCTTTGATGAAGCTGGAGTATGGACAGGAGCTGGTGTAGCAACCATTGCAATCTTTCACCTTATCTTCTCTATGGTTTATGGAGGAGGAGGACTCCTTCATGGAATTCTCTTTGATGAGAATGTAGAAGATAGTGAAGTGTTACAAGCTCAGAAATTTAAGCTTGAATGGAATAACCCAGACAATCAAACTTTTATTCTTGGACACCATTTGATTTTTATGGGTGTTGCTTGTGTTTGGTTTGTTGAATGGGCAAGGATTCATGGTATTTATGATCCTGCTGTAGAAGCAGTACGTCAGGTTAATTACAACCTTGACCTTTCTATGATCTGGCAAAGACAATTTGATTTCATTACTATTGACAGCCTTGAGGATGTCATGGGTGGACATGCTTTCCTAGGATTCGCTGAAATTACAGGTGGAGCTTTCCATATCGTTGCTGGATCAACTCCATGGGAAGAGAAAAGACTTGGCGAATGGAGTAAATTTAAAGGAGCAGAATTGCTTTCTGCAGAGGCTGTTCTTTCTTGGTCATTAGCAGGTATTGGTTGGATGGCAATCGTTGCAGCTTTCTGGTGTGCAAGCAATACGACTGTTTATCCAGAAGCTTGGTACGGAGAACCATTAGAACTTAAATTTGCTGTTTCTCCTTATTGGGTAGATACTGGTGACCTTTCTGATGCAACAGCATTTTGGGGGCATTCAGCGCGTGCTGCTTTGAGCAATGTTCATTATTATCTTGGTTTCTTCTTTCTGCAAGGCCATTTCTGGCATGCACTAAGAGCCTTAGGCTTTAACTTTAAGAATGTAACTGCATCAATTGGAAATGAGCAAAAAGCAACTTTTACAATTAAGAACTAA
- a CDS encoding chlorophyll a/b binding light-harvesting protein yields the protein MQTYGNPNVTYGWWAGNSGVTNRSGKFIAAHAAHTGLIAFGCGAATLVELAGFDPSLPMGHQSSLFLAHLASVGIGFDEAGVWTGVGVANIAILHLILSMVYGGGGLLHSVYFTGDMQESEVPQARKFKLEWDNPDNQTFILGHHLIFFGVANIWFVEWARIHGIYDPAIEAIRQVNYNLDLTQIWNHQFDFLAIDNLEDVMGGHAFLAFFQIGGGAFHIATKQIGTYTKFKGKGLLSAEAILSWSLAGIGWMACVAAFWAATNTTVYPESWYGEVLQLKFGIAPYWIDTVPGGTAFLGHTSRAALVNVHYYLGFFFIQGHLWHALRAMGFDFKRLLDRTGPFGIPRTL from the coding sequence ATGCAGACCTACGGAAACCCAAACGTCACCTACGGGTGGTGGGCTGGTAATTCTGGAGTAACCAACCGTTCAGGCAAATTCATTGCAGCTCATGCTGCTCATACAGGACTAATTGCCTTTGGGTGCGGTGCGGCCACACTTGTTGAACTAGCAGGCTTTGACCCTTCATTACCTATGGGTCATCAAAGTTCTCTTTTCCTTGCACATTTGGCTTCAGTTGGCATTGGCTTTGATGAAGCTGGAGTCTGGACTGGTGTTGGTGTTGCCAATATCGCGATACTTCATTTAATTCTCTCCATGGTTTATGGGGGAGGAGGACTTTTACATTCCGTATATTTCACAGGAGATATGCAGGAATCAGAAGTGCCACAAGCCAGAAAGTTCAAATTGGAATGGGATAACCCAGACAATCAAACTTTTATTCTTGGTCACCACTTAATTTTCTTTGGTGTGGCCAATATTTGGTTTGTTGAGTGGGCAAGGATTCATGGCATTTACGATCCAGCTATTGAGGCAATTCGTCAAGTTAATTACAATCTTGACCTCACTCAGATTTGGAATCATCAATTTGATTTCTTAGCCATTGATAACCTTGAGGATGTCATGGGTGGACATGCGTTTTTAGCTTTCTTCCAGATTGGTGGAGGTGCATTCCATATTGCAACTAAGCAAATTGGTACTTACACAAAATTCAAAGGTAAAGGATTGCTTTCTGCAGAAGCAATTCTTTCTTGGTCATTAGCAGGTATTGGATGGATGGCATGTGTTGCTGCTTTCTGGGCCGCAACAAATACAACTGTTTATCCTGAGTCTTGGTATGGAGAAGTTCTTCAATTAAAGTTTGGGATTGCTCCTTATTGGATAGATACAGTTCCTGGTGGAACAGCTTTCTTAGGTCATACCTCTAGAGCTGCTCTTGTTAACGTCCATTACTACCTTGGCTTCTTCTTTATTCAAGGTCATTTATGGCATGCTTTAAGAGCTATGGGATTTGACTTCAAGCGCTTGCTTGATAGAACAGGTCCATTTGGTATACCAAGAACACTCTGA
- a CDS encoding DUF3386 domain-containing protein, whose amino-acid sequence MSEENSYIGKNCSKLFKAAYENRYTWDTNFCGYKGICTWTNGDEEVQGLFSLGKDLKANVTEIENEIISKAISSQLWEVAIHRVKRSFDQVHGENTFLGGDMNELGLEVLVGGKNSGDKYRIKDNVVTMVYRHIHGNIVEIFTKETIETGSGYLSRKYTSQYYDTTTKLPKGNRSIFVDEFVPLNENGPWALSTRTIEKENPNNNNNSSIEKYCFLNLSILK is encoded by the coding sequence ATGTCAGAAGAGAATTCCTATATAGGTAAAAATTGTTCTAAGCTATTCAAAGCTGCTTATGAAAATCGTTATACTTGGGATACTAATTTTTGTGGATATAAAGGCATATGCACTTGGACAAATGGCGATGAAGAGGTTCAAGGATTATTTTCTCTTGGCAAAGATTTAAAAGCTAATGTGACAGAAATAGAGAATGAAATTATTAGCAAAGCTATTTCTTCCCAATTATGGGAAGTTGCAATTCATAGAGTTAAGAGGAGCTTTGATCAAGTCCATGGGGAAAATACCTTTTTAGGTGGAGATATGAATGAACTAGGACTAGAGGTTTTAGTGGGAGGTAAAAATTCCGGTGATAAATATAGGATTAAAGATAATGTAGTCACTATGGTTTATAGGCATATTCATGGCAATATCGTAGAGATATTTACTAAGGAAACTATAGAAACTGGCAGTGGTTATTTGAGTAGAAAATATACAAGCCAATATTATGATACTACTACTAAGTTACCCAAAGGTAATAGAAGTATTTTTGTGGATGAATTTGTTCCTTTGAACGAAAATGGACCTTGGGCTCTTTCTACGAGAACCATCGAGAAAGAAAACCCTAATAATAATAATAATTCTTCTATAGAAAAGTATTGCTTCTTAAATCTAAGTATTCTAAAATAA
- a CDS encoding alpha/beta hydrolase codes for MTASIAVSNILGVQLKAAERVEFHFEGMTIPIPIDELNLWKDDINDKNVDELLVGSEDNDLFFWLNLLGFESREALSNFLETPLIKDKSMARQLMRSWAGKKLLDEISDLVTLDQDRTGTKVFNTLENLLENQEQVSLIDLLKELPAEVIHFDLDGWVEVISTWRDELKKQQKLLLDLRRLSNKTKLVELENFSNTGLKETLKETMKVTVEHRYEPLLIQVWKPVSRSTTRSNWIVFMPGLGGDPNHFEWLARSLSHQGWEVVVIDHPGSNAKAMYSLVLGRDPLPGSAEVFSYRLSDLKAVINAKEKGLLNIKGENIVLMGHSLGALISFMASGASPQIGLAERCDYVLNNLSITNLSRILQCQVLNIPLPNPPRIDNLDAIVGINSFGNLLWPDFSSLKINVPVFLTGGTFDLITPAITEQLGLLLSTRKNNFSRALIIEGASHFSPIRVQDKLEKAIENDLYQLSDALVGTHPFSVQSLLASEIIRFLDNLEKGKELNVSTNNATTKLIFHVLDQSTTSKILNN; via the coding sequence TTGACTGCCAGTATTGCAGTCAGCAATATTTTAGGTGTTCAACTAAAAGCAGCTGAAAGAGTTGAATTTCATTTTGAGGGTATGACTATACCCATTCCAATAGATGAATTAAATTTATGGAAAGATGATATAAACGATAAAAACGTTGATGAGTTATTAGTTGGTTCTGAAGATAATGATTTGTTTTTTTGGCTTAATTTACTTGGCTTTGAAAGCAGAGAAGCTTTATCTAATTTTCTTGAAACACCGTTAATTAAAGATAAAAGTATGGCTCGACAACTGATGAGGAGTTGGGCAGGCAAGAAGTTACTTGATGAAATAAGTGATCTAGTTACTCTTGATCAAGATAGAACAGGAACTAAAGTTTTTAATACTCTAGAAAATCTTCTAGAAAATCAAGAACAAGTTTCTTTAATTGACCTTCTGAAAGAATTGCCTGCTGAAGTTATTCATTTTGATTTGGATGGTTGGGTTGAAGTAATTAGTACTTGGAGAGATGAATTAAAAAAACAACAAAAATTATTACTTGATTTAAGAAGGCTTTCTAATAAAACAAAACTTGTAGAACTAGAAAATTTTTCTAATACAGGACTTAAGGAAACTTTAAAAGAAACTATGAAGGTTACGGTAGAACATCGTTATGAACCCCTTTTGATTCAAGTTTGGAAGCCTGTCTCTAGAAGTACTACTAGATCTAATTGGATAGTTTTTATGCCTGGTTTAGGAGGAGATCCAAATCATTTTGAATGGCTTGCAAGAAGCCTTAGTCATCAAGGTTGGGAAGTTGTTGTGATTGATCATCCAGGAAGTAATGCCAAGGCAATGTATTCTCTTGTCTTAGGCAGAGACCCATTGCCAGGTAGTGCAGAAGTTTTCTCATATAGATTATCTGACTTAAAAGCTGTAATAAATGCAAAAGAGAAAGGACTCCTAAATATAAAAGGTGAAAACATCGTTTTAATGGGACATTCTTTGGGAGCTTTAATTTCTTTTATGGCTTCGGGTGCTTCACCTCAAATAGGATTAGCGGAAAGATGTGACTATGTACTTAATAATCTTTCTATAACTAATCTTTCAAGGATTTTACAATGTCAAGTATTAAATATTCCATTACCTAATCCACCAAGAATAGATAATTTGGATGCAATTGTAGGTATAAATAGTTTTGGAAACTTATTATGGCCAGATTTTTCAAGTTTAAAAATTAATGTTCCTGTTTTTTTAACAGGGGGTACTTTTGACTTAATTACACCAGCTATCACAGAACAATTAGGACTTTTATTATCAACAAGAAAAAATAACTTTAGTAGAGCTTTAATTATTGAAGGTGCAAGTCATTTCTCCCCTATAAGAGTCCAAGATAAACTTGAAAAAGCAATAGAAAATGACCTTTATCAGTTAAGTGATGCATTAGTTGGTACTCACCCATTCTCTGTCCAAAGTCTATTGGCGTCAGAAATAATTAGATTTCTTGATAATCTTGAAAAAGGTAAAGAATTAAATGTTTCAACAAATAATGCCACAACTAAATTAATCTTTCATGTTCTAGATCAATCAACGACTTCTAAGATATTAAATAACTAA
- a CDS encoding MFS transporter, with translation MTVLKTTTKLRKWWNQFPSNLRIITICRFLASIGAGGVLYLTPLIFNDLSFSATEIGIGFVAAAFAGTITRFSTGVFLDKGISFSLPLRIAGILAITADLFLLIASTKQIYFIGEFFLGAAAGIYWPSVELAIPTCCDKNNSNKGFALARSADALGITTGALIGSIAASFNYIRFIYINEAICMLILISIVQGISFKSLFQSSNKQKNHRKEERLYTKRKELNDLLKLIAPILILSILSTGILSLMQIALQLDIANGGIYRPGINGKWTTWIISFQLTLLPLIQWPIGYWLTKRNFIYGFKISLLSFSLGCLLLSLSSLFSNGIFLLIIALIPISIGIASYLPTGTEAIFKVSPIKYKGLGMALYSQTFGISFLIFPLVAGKLIDSQGNAMLLWLIISFTCIVAYPITNYIERTRII, from the coding sequence TTGACCGTCTTAAAAACAACGACAAAGCTCAGAAAGTGGTGGAACCAGTTTCCATCTAATTTGCGCATAATAACAATTTGTCGCTTCTTAGCATCTATTGGAGCAGGGGGTGTTCTTTATTTAACTCCATTAATTTTCAACGATCTTTCTTTTTCCGCTACAGAGATAGGAATTGGCTTTGTTGCAGCAGCTTTCGCTGGAACAATCACAAGGTTCTCCACAGGTGTTTTTTTGGATAAAGGTATAAGCTTCTCATTGCCTCTAAGAATTGCAGGAATACTGGCTATTACGGCTGACTTGTTTTTATTAATTGCTTCTACAAAACAAATCTATTTTATAGGCGAATTTTTTCTTGGAGCTGCTGCAGGGATTTACTGGCCATCAGTTGAACTAGCTATTCCAACATGCTGCGATAAAAATAATTCAAATAAAGGTTTTGCTTTAGCAAGAAGTGCTGATGCACTAGGAATAACTACTGGTGCATTAATTGGTTCTATAGCAGCATCTTTTAACTATATAAGGTTTATTTACATCAACGAAGCAATATGCATGCTTATACTTATATCAATTGTTCAAGGGATATCTTTTAAAAGCCTATTCCAATCTTCAAATAAACAAAAAAACCACAGAAAAGAAGAAAGATTATATACCAAAAGAAAAGAATTGAATGATTTACTTAAATTAATTGCTCCAATACTTATTTTAAGTATTTTGAGTACAGGTATATTATCATTAATGCAAATAGCGCTACAACTTGACATCGCCAATGGGGGTATATATAGGCCTGGAATAAATGGGAAATGGACAACATGGATAATATCTTTTCAACTAACGTTACTCCCCTTAATACAATGGCCCATAGGCTATTGGTTGACAAAGAGGAATTTTATCTATGGTTTCAAGATAAGTCTCTTAAGCTTTTCATTAGGATGCCTATTACTATCATTATCAAGTTTATTTAGTAATGGAATCTTCTTGTTAATTATAGCTTTAATACCTATATCAATTGGAATTGCAAGTTATTTACCAACAGGGACTGAAGCTATATTTAAGGTATCACCCATCAAATATAAAGGGTTAGGTATGGCTCTATATTCTCAAACTTTTGGAATAAGTTTTCTAATATTCCCTTTAGTAGCTGGTAAATTGATAGATAGTCAAGGAAATGCTATGTTACTATGGTTAATAATAAGCTTTACTTGCATAGTTGCATATCCTATAACAAATTATATTGAAAGGACTAGAATTATTTAA